In Vicia villosa cultivar HV-30 ecotype Madison, WI linkage group LG7, Vvil1.0, whole genome shotgun sequence, the DNA window gaaagcatcCAATGAACCAGAGAATTTTGGGTTCTTATGATCATCTACTTGAAGCACACTTTTAATAACATCGGTCGGGTAAACAAGGAACCAGAAGGAACCACCTGCCAAACCTCCCGCAACAATCAGCGAGCCTCTGCTTAGACCAGAGGTATCGGTGCCTCCTGCAATCCGTTGCTTTATTGCTTCGTATACGCCAAACATTATCGCGTTTCCAGGTATCTCGCGTCCCATTGTTGGAATCAAGCCTTTGAAAAGACCTCTCACGCCCCCCTCTGACCGAAGAACTTGCCTGGCCACATCCATTGGTCCGCCATATTTAACGGCCACAGCTGCTCCTCCTGTTCCAGCTAGTGCACTTTGTGCCTGCAACCTGATGATATTCATAAAGATCCATCTCGTGAAGAACTATTTTCTGAATCGTGAATCGAATCTTGTTATGAATTGTAAAATACAATTACTAATAAAATGATTGAGAATAACAGACCTACCTGCATTTGATTAATTCAGTTGGGCAAGCAAGAAAGGAAACGGCAAAGCCAGCTCCAGCTCCACAAACAAACTGCTGACTTACTGTGAGGGGGGCACCTGGATTTGACCTCAATAATGATTCCATCTGCCCCCTTACTGTAAACAAGACAGCATTGAAGGCTGCTACCGTAGCGAGTGGGGCGCCCATTCCTTTGAATAAACCACCTGCACCTTCGGCTGCTATTGTCTGCCTGACGGCATCAAATGCACCGGCATACTTGGGAAGCTGACCAGGGAGTGGTGTAGGCTGGCTTTGGAGTTTGACCTTGATGGTGTCAAAGGGATGTCCGCATACTAGTTGTGCAGCCCCTCCAACAGTACCGGCTGCAAGATCCTTAGCCACGTCTCCCatctacaaagtagaatttccaaagaggaaaacaaagaattaggataATGAAACATGAATGTATTAAACTAAAAGCAGTGTTGTCGATAGTGGATGAAGGAATATGGCGGAAGGCCAAAAATCAGGAATATAAACACGCCATTGCGGCCTATGGTGCCACCCTGACAGTAGTGGTTGTCAGATGTCATGCCATTCAGTCAAGATGGCGCCATAGGCCGCAATGATAATGACATGCTAGCACGAAAAGCAAACATCGCATGATCAAATACTGAAATCATTAATAACTCAGTGGGGTACACACTCTTCAGTTTTTTCGTAGCATAGCTTAATAAGTTTTAATGGCAGACCTAAGTTTTTTGCTTTATTGCATAATCAATGTTGTTGTCTAAAACACTTTCAAGAGGGTTTAATTATAACACCACAATATGAATCATGCAGACAGGTCAACTATACAGTTGATGAATAATTACAGAAAAACAAGCGAAAGCGATCAAATCAAAGTTCCATTTACCGAAAGAGGACTTAAAAAAGGATAACATTCACAGTGTATAGATATACAAGGAACATCATAAGCCAGAAAGACTATTGAATCCTTGATATACCCTCTACATATATTCCACTTAATCCTTCACTCTATGTACAGATATACACAAATATCATGTCAGAAAAGATTCAGCAACAAAAAGAATTTGAAAGTCTGTTAAAGTAACGTCTGTATCAGATTTTATCAGGTGAAAGAAGATAATACACAAATTTCCACTCTCTTTTGGCTTTTAGATTACAAAAACAGTGACAGATTGCTTTACGAAGCAGAATATCTTATTTTAGGCAcaatcaaaatcactacctctataatggtaaataataataataataattgaagttTAGCTCTATACAGTCTCAACTACAGTCACATTACAACAGCGGAATGGTTTTTAATTGCGGTTGCAGACATTGTGATGGCGGTCATTGTGGTTTCTGTCGTGCTCATTGCGCTTGTTGCAACGTGAATACTAATTGAGAGGAGTGTGAAATACACAGTTGAGATAGTTTCAAAAGTAAGATTTTTCATTAGATCTCAAGAACATTGGAATTTCGAGTTATGAAATCTAAATTTTTGGTGAAAGATTTATAAGAACACAGCCGTAATCGTCTGGCGCAATTCCTACGGCTGCACATGTGATTTTATATCACACTGCAATCGCAAAAACAATAGTGCGGCCTGCATTGCAGATGCAGACCGCAATTAGAACATAACATGGACAAATACACAAACACAGCAAAGGCAACCTGTAATAAACCACAAAAACAGACACCAAACGCAACATTGACTTCGAGTAGACACTGATAAAAAAATTTACGAAAAGTGAAAGTGATTGAATGTGACTACATATGTAGGTGTAGTGTCAATCCACCAAACGCAACCGTGAATGATTCTTAAAACACTAATTTTCAATCAAACCGTAGAATCCAAAAGACTACACATTAGTAAATTCAAAGAATTAACAGTTACAAAACTTAAAAGCAATTGTGCATAAAAACTTCAACGTAAAACCACAAACTTACGGAGCTTTAGCAGAGTCCAAAATTGAAGTTGAAGAAAAAGCTAAATCTCAACAACTTCCACCGTTAAAAGAACCTGAGAGGAAACAAAAACGTTATCATTAACCAATGTAGAATGTTTAACGAAACAAGAGTGATGTATTTTTTTCTGGTATAGATGCGTTATAGTGACGTGGTAGAATGTAAAGACACTGAAAAAAAATTGTAACATAAAGCGTAATTGAATATGAGAGAACCACAATTCAgttgagaagaggacaaagaagaaATGCGGTTGGAAaagagaagattaggaatcagaGGCAGCAAAGGTCACTCACGTTATTCAACAAGAATCGACCAGTGAGTAGTGACTGTTGTTTTGTTGGGTGATTCCTTAATGTAACAAAAAATGCTTGAAAATTACTATCGTCCAATGTATAAATAATTATGGACAATCCAACCATTGAGACTAGGTTCATAGTTTTTACTTTTttgcaaaatttataaatataataaattatttgctTGACCATGCCACATATGATAATAAAAAACtgtataaataaaatacttttgtAATTTACCCTAATTAAATTTAGTATAGTCATAATTATTGTAGGTGAAAAGatgaatatattaatttttttaataaagtcaatttattaaattaaaaaaaattaaaaaataggggATCTAAAATCAAACTCATCAAAAATTATAGTTTGATTTGTTTCATCTATCTCACTAAACATTgtaatcaaaaaaaaattatattgtctAATCTAGATTAGCATATGCATTTCTTTTTCGGGGAAAACTTCTCTATCTATCACAAAAAGTTTGATAGTATACCTCTAACCAATCACATGATAATATCtaatttaacatatttaattatttattaaataatacaattgtttgttgttttcaaaacattttaaaatgaggtaaccttacccaactttttgagttggatagataagaattcaccttctcTCTTTAAAACGGTAagatattttgaatttaaaaagcGTGTAATGTGTAAagtattattcaatttaattaaaagatgtcAATATATAATATTCGTATTAGAAAATATGCGAATGGTGAGCATTGAGTTAGTTTTAGGTCAAAGATTTTACtacattaaataatttatttcgtAACAAAAAAATTTCTCGGTTAACAACACAAACAAAGTAAAATCTATTTTATAAAGTgtctttattttaattaaaaattatatcacATATTCTCTTGGTTGTCTTAAAAATCGAGGGAAATAATCTCACAGGAACAAGTTTTTATTCTCAACTCCAgtaattttgtgttttatttataattaaaatgacacatttcttttgttattttaaaattaaaagtaacCTTTTCCCTCAGTTACTTGGTAAAATCAAGGGGGAAAATTATCTCGATTTTATATATAAAGCACAATGTTCCTTCACTCTTACCCTAAACCTAACTTATCTTTCGACCTCCAAGCTTTATTTTCCATTTACGAACTTATTAGTTAGCGCTCATATTGGCTGCAATAAAGAAAATACTGAAGATAGGGGATAGTTTAAGGTAAGAAAGGTACTTGTTAGAAGTAGAATCCAACGAGGAAAGTGAAGATCAAGTGAGAAGATggaagctttcttgaaagaataACAATCTATCTAGGAAATAATCTTGAAGAAAAATAAGTATATATGCTTACAAGTATAAACTTATTCTCACAGGCAACGAAAAGTTCTCTCAAAACTCTAAAACCCTCATATATAGGCGAAAACAATCAACAGACTAGACCAGTTAGAATGGGAAATTGCAAGATTGACGGCTGGATTTCTCCTAGGGAACACAAACAAACTCAAGTGAACTTAAGTATACCAGGAGGAAGCGTCATACGGTAAGCTGATCACCTCAGGCCACACATAGAGGAAAATCGGTGAAACGTTTCAAATGATGCAAAAATATTTAATGCGCTTGTCTCTTACAAATATTGTAAGCAACCCCAAGTGTTTCCACTTCTCCCCAAGATTAGACACCGTTCTTAGTTTATCTCGTGATAAATATTGTCTATCTTGTGATAAATATTGTCTAGTTTCTAACGGTCTTAGTCTCACTCTTAAAAGATCCGGGTAACTAAAGTTATAGGAAAAGGACTAACAGGGTATACTAACCGCGAGTTGTAGAAATTAATCGATGTATGGTAACAACAGTACTTAAAAATCTATTATCACGACTAATCATCTTATATCATTGGTTCAACATCTAATTTCTCCAAATTAAGTATACTTATGTACAATTTCAACACTAAACTCACATCATGTACACAATTACTACTTTCCACAACGTTATTCATATAAACCTCGCAAGAATATACTATATTCACAACATCATTCTAACGTATAAATATCATGAGACATTAACATAACCACGATCTCGTCTAAACATTTAAAGCTCATGAATTCACTACCCTAAGAAAGGTTTATGTTTTAGCTTTTCAACGAACTGGTCGCAACGGACTTATGAAACTCAAGTTATGCTTGAAACAAGATGACCAATACTCTCTTGTGTTTTCTACGATTTATTTGACTTATTTTGACTTATTTCTACTTATTGTGAATTATTCGACTTATTTTGACTTATTTCGACTAATTCTTTAATGTAATAGTTCCAGTATTCGATTTACACATATAAACGACATATTTCACATTAAGGAACATCGATCTAACATATATCACATCAAATATTTGTGTTTTCTTCATCAACTCATCATATAGCATATGAACATCAACAATCAATTTTTAGGGCATAGATTCACACGAAATTCACATCAACAATAATAAAATCAGCATCAACAACACTAAATAGAATTCATACTTAATATAATCATGAAAATTTTGCACAAAGCTCTCAAAATTCAATCAACAACATCGTAAAAGAGAAAAGGGGTTAAGGAATCCCCGTTATTCCTTAAGCTTAACACCCATCAGGAAATAATCTCCCCCTTACCTTATTAAGTCAAAACCTTGAGCTTTTTGGTGAAGTTCCTAATCCTTGAAAATTTCTCTCCTAGGGTTGCCTTAACTCTTCTCCTTGTTTTTTCTCTACTGACACGTTCTAAATTTCCCTCACCCTTTttataaaattaggtttttccTTTTGTTTAATTATTCTCACTAATTTCCCTTATCCTAATAATTTCTAATAAATTTTTcaaggtgttacaactctccctccACTTATAGAATTGTCGTCATCAAAACTTTCCGCGAAATAAACACTCCTACACAAGACTCCTCTATTTGACTTGCCAACTCTCGAGTAACGCTACCGCTGAGCTACCTTGAAGTTCCCGTCTTCGACTCATGACAAAATAACGACGTGGTTACAGAATCGTTGGTTGTAGAAACAGTAGAGCAAGTAGAGGTCTAAGAGGATAAAGTACCGATAGTGTTTACACACATGTTACATACAAgggtaaaattattattaatacctAAGACCAGATGAACCGACCCGGCTCTTTACCAACGGTGTAACACCCTAAACtccaatatataattttatacaaATGCATGCgaaaaatataaagataaaaCAAAACATGGTGTCTCACATATCTCTCAACATTCAATCTTTAATTAGCGTCTAAACAACATAACATCATTATTCAAGTAAGCAAATTAGAAACGAAACATTGTATTCCCAACCAGTATTACACTATCAGAGGAACAATAGGAATACTAAATAGCCGAAAACAATGCGGGGGACATAAAATGGTAAATAAAGTGACGAAGATGCCAACTACGCCATCCTTCACTATGCATAATAACTACTCTTCAGTCTCAACATGAGTATTTGCAAAATATGCATatagaacaacatagaaacaagaaGAAAGGGGTGAGAATCCATTCCATAAATCAAACGGTGCTAAAATAGTAAAGATAATATAATCATCATATACAATCAAATCACAATCATATGACCACACATGCTTGTGTTTTGTTATTGGTTCAATAAAAAGTAGTCATTCTCAATCCTGAAGCTATAAATACATCTTTATATTGAATTTGTTTCATAAAAAGAAACTACAAATATAAGTGTTGTCATTTAGAGTATATATCATATTAAAGACatgaatttttttctctctcctctatcatttattttaataattaaggaaagagaaaaaaaagattgacacataatctcaaccatttattttaaaatttaatggttcagattcattctcatatatatatatatatatatatatatatatatatatatatatatatatatatatatatatatatatatatatatatatatatatatatatatatatatatatatatatataacactagAGGTTAGAGAATGACTactttttatttcataaactagtaagatacccgtgcttccgcacggataaatttatttgatactgtataaaatttaattagatacgtataaattttaaatgaatattttaattataaataaaaaataatcatataaattcaattatattaaattatcatataaaaaaatcTGTAAGatgaagataatttttttttaattttaacatttaaaaataaaaattgtctcTCAATAAATAGTAATtgtagattaaaataaaatagatactttGTTGATAATGACTCgtgaaataaaaaatgtatttgatgcgatataaaatatatttaaatacaaatgtaaaatgaacaataatcatataaatttaattgtattagataatcataaaaaaaaagaatcatgagatggagaaagaaaaaaattaaaaaacaaggaTATTATCTcttaaataaagacaatgattgattagaataaaataaatattgtgttgatagtgatcCGTGAGataacaaaatttttaattttattaaaattaaaaaataaattattttttagtgataataaataaatagagaaaaaaattaaaatgaaagtaagaaagtgtggaaaaaaatgtgagagaaatttgaaattttaattaagatagagaaagtgtgtaatgatagattaaaataaattaaatattgtattgatagtgacctttgagataaataaatatttaattttattaaaattaaaaaatagattattaatattttttgtaataataagtaaatggaaaaaaattaaaatgaaagtaagaaagtgtgggaaaatgaaatggaaaagaaatttgaaattttaagtaaaagagagaagatgtttgttggggagaaaaatgtgaatcCTAAACATTGTAATTGACACTTGGCAAAAGCCTTAATTTTCATTGCACAATAGAAAAATAGTAAGGTGATTTTGTTAGTTGCTTTTTTGTCCAATTTGTAGTGTAATGTTTTTAGTGGAAAGGGTATTTTGAAAGTTTGGTGAATTTTTTAGTAATAGTTATATAGTAGATAATAGATAGTTATATTGTAGATAACAAAACACAAGCATGTGTGGCCATATGGTAATTGATGGAATGAGAAAAGTTTTGAGAATATAAGGGAAATGAAAGAAACATGAGCATTTGATATCAAGCTTTGCCATATGAACTAATCATCCTAAAGCTGATATTGTCATCTCATATGCCAAGAAGCATGCTGCATTTGCAGGAATACTTCTTGCCATTGCAGGACCAAAACCCTTATATAAGCCTTTGAATCCCTCAGAGgatttaatctttctgaaagcatcCAATGAACCAGAGAATTTAGGATTCTTATGGTCATCTACTTGAAGCACGCTTTTAATAACATCGGCCGGGTAAAATAGGAACCAGGGGGAACCACCTGCCAAACCTCCTGCAACAATTAGAGAGCCTCTACTTAAACCAGAGGTATCGGTGCCTCCTGCAAACTGTTGCTTTAATGCTTCATATACACCAAACATTATTGCATTTCCAGGTATCTCACGTCCCATTGTGGGAATCAAACCTTTGAAAAGACCTCTCATGCCCCCCTCTGACCGAAGAACCTGCCTGGCCACATCCATTGGTCCTCCATAATTAACAGCCATGTTTGCTGCTCCTGTTCTAGCTAGTGCACTTTGTGCTTGCAATCTGATGATACTCATAAAGAAACAAAAAACTTACTATTTTCAAAAGAGATaaaaatcaatgaaaaatttaCACAGAAAAGGAAGAAAACGAGATCATCTGAGCTACCTGCATTTGATTAATTCAGTTGGGCAAGCAAGAAAGGAAACAGCAAAACCAGCACCAGCTCCGCAAACATACTGTTGACTCACTGTGAGAGGGACGCCTGGATGTGACCTTAATAATGATTCCATCTGCCCCCTTACAGTAAACAAGACAGCATTGAAGGCTGCTACCGTAGCAAGTGGGGTGCTCATTCCTTTGTATAACCCGCCTACACCTTCGGCTGCTATTGTCTTCCTAACGGCATCAAATGCACCAGCATACTTGGGAAGCTGACCAGGGAGTGGTGTAGGCTGGCTTTGTAGCTTGACCTTAGTGGTGTCAAAGGGATGTCCGCATATTAGTTGTGCAGCCCCTCCAACAGTACCAGCTGTAAGATCCTTAGCTACATCTCCCATCTGCAAGATATAGTTTccaaagaggaaaacaaagaaagAATTAGGATAATGAAATATGAACGTAAATAAAAGCAGTGTTGTTGATGATGCGTGACGGAAGGCCAAAAATCAGGAATAAAAATACGCAGTTCCAGCCTATAGTGTCACCATGACAGTAGTGGTTGTCAGAAAATCTGCCATGCCATTCAGCCATTATGGCGTGGCGTCATAGGCCGCTATGACAATAACATGCTAGCAAGAAAGCCAAACTTCATATGGTTAAATACTGAAATTATTAATAACTCAGTGAGGTGCATACTATTAGTTTTTTTGTAGCTTAGCTCAATGAAGTTTTAATGACatactaatttttatatttattgcatATTCAATGTTAT includes these proteins:
- the LOC131620582 gene encoding mitochondrial carnitine/acylcarnitine carrier-like protein; its protein translation is MGDVAKDLAAGTVGGAAQLVCGHPFDTIKVKLQSQPTPLPGQLPKYAGAFDAVRQTIAAEGAGGLFKGMGAPLATVAAFNAVLFTVRGQMESLLRSNPGAPLTVSQQFVCGAGAGFAVSFLACPTELIKCRLQAQSALAGTGGAAVAVKYGGPMDVARQVLRSEGGVRGLFKGLIPTMGREIPGNAIMFGVYEAIKQRIAGGTDTSGLSRGSLIVAGGLAGGSFWFLVYPTDVIKSVLQVDDHKNPKFSGSLDAFRKIKSSEGFKGLYKGFGPAMGRSIPANAACFLAYEMTRSALG
- the LOC131617228 gene encoding mitochondrial carnitine/acylcarnitine carrier-like protein; protein product: MGDVAKDLTAGTVGGAAQLICGHPFDTTKVKLQSQPTPLPGQLPKYAGAFDAVRKTIAAEGVGGLYKGMSTPLATVAAFNAVLFTVRGQMESLLRSHPGVPLTVSQQYVCGAGAGFAVSFLACPTELIKCRLQAQSALARTGAANMAVNYGGPMDVARQVLRSEGGMRGLFKGLIPTMGREIPGNAIMFGVYEALKQQFAGGTDTSGLSRGSLIVAGGLAGGSPWFLFYPADVIKSVLQVDDHKNPKFSGSLDAFRKIKSSEGFKGLYKGFGPAMARSIPANAACFLAYEMTISALG